In the genome of Arachis hypogaea cultivar Tifrunner chromosome 9, arahy.Tifrunner.gnm2.J5K5, whole genome shotgun sequence, the window atttcatatttattatatgCTCGTTATAAGATACTGTAGAATATTATAATTTTCACTTTAAATGTAATATATATACTACAAACAAGACCACCTagtacatctttattttattttattttataattactgTTCTTTTCATACTTGTGTGATTCCTTACTTCAAGATGATGAAAATGGGATTGCAGTGATTCTGTGATTGGCCTTTGATTACTGTTCTTTTCATATTTGTGTGATTCCTTGTTTCAAGATAATGAAAAATTATCTTGTGTTATTTTCTGCTTCTATAGAAAATGAAAGAGAATACTCGACCTAATTCAAAGTAAACTAAGTGTCGATGGATACCACACAAAAATGCAAAATTAGTTGAGTGTTTGGTAGAACTTGCAACTACTTTTTGGAAGTGTGACAATGGTACGTTTAAATCcgattatgaaaaatatttagaaaaaatgCTGCATAAAAAGATCCCTGGATGTGATCTTAAGGTACAGTTTTTTTACATAAtacttattttctttgtttataattttatatttgtgttATAATTGTATAATTTACAAAATATTTATGCTTCTATATTGAGATGCTTTACTATTGTGCtctcatttatttttaaaatgacgATGAGATAGAGATGAAAGGACCAGAAAGAATTTAGtttgaatatataaaaattataatttagacAAAATTGGAAAATCAAGGATATGTTAAGAAGGATGCCTACAGAACTAGATACCATGCATGATCTATGAATGCGACTATATTATATTAGCATCATTGATTTAGATTCAAATTATATGATCATCAACTTTTTTATAAATGCATAATTTTAATTCATAGATGCACTTTGGTGATCTTTATGTTGTTGGGATGTTGTGTTATTATGAATTGGTTCATATATATAGTCTTAAAATTGAAGtgttaaattaaataaagaaattttATATTCAACTTACATATAAACTTTACCTTATTCATAATAAGTTGGTTATTCAAAAACTAAATGATTATTACTGCTCCATATATTCACTATATTTAGTTATGCTTGGATGAATTGTGGTGTCATATACAGAGTAGTaataattctaaattattttgctATGTTTAGGCTAATCCACACATTGAATCAAGGGTGAAATTgctaaaaagataatattttacaATAGTTGAGATAATGGACACGGTTGGGAGTGGATTTGATTGGAACGATAAAGATAAAATGATTGTAGTGGAGCGACAAATTTTCAATGAATGAAAGAGTGTAAATTCTAAATAACTTTCTTAATACAAGTTTATTTATCTTAGCTTTTTAATATTAAttgcttatttaattttttttaatttcagtcCCATCCTAATGCTAATGGCCTCTATAATAAACCATTTCCACATTTTGAAGAGTTGGGAATAACATTTGGTAGAGATAGGGCTCAAGGAGGCAATGCAAAAAATATAACTCAAGCAGTTGCTACAATGGAGGCTGAGCGCGAAGCAACCTTGAGTGATCGTCAAGTGAATGAAAACACCCAAGTAAATTTGGAAGAGACCGAAATTGAATATGAAACTGATTCTCAAGTACGTAAGCACTTGACTCTAATTCATGTACATAAATTCACTTATTGTTGATCCTGCTGCTgtgtatttttttagattttggagTGATTCTTCATTAGTTCATTTACTTTAACCTATTCCTGTGACTAGCCTTAACTATTCCCATCATGTTGAGCATTTAGATAGAAATATTGATCTTCATTTTTGTGGAgtataataataaggaaaaaaaggATATGAATGTAATCAAACAGAATTAGAATCAGGGTAATTAATATTCTATTAGGTTCTGTTTAGTTAGTTAATGTTGTTAGTCTTGCTGGCCAAGGTAAAGATAATGCTTGTATATACAAACGTAGAGCATGTAGAATCAGTTAggctacttgttcttcatttctaTCAGTATTGAATAATCTTCTGGTGTTTCTGTTGGTGTTGCTTTCAATTTTTAGGAGCCTCAAACTCCTGGTGTTCCTGCTGCTCCCGGTGTTTCTGCTGCTCCTAATTCTTCTGCTGCTCCTAGTGCTTCatatatagaaaggaataaaagaaaaagagggagCAAAAGTGAGGAAGTGATTGACATAGTAGTAGAATCAATGAGAAATATGAAAGGTGCTTATCAAGAACACACAGCTGTTTTAGTTGATATGGTTTCTTGTTTTAAACATGAGAAAGAAGGAGTTAAGCACAGAATGAAGCTAATGGCACTATTGATAGATGTTCCTGGTTTGAGCGGTGATGATAGAATGAAGGCTAGCCTTAGCATTCTAATGGACAATAATGTGATCGACATGGTGTTCCAACTTCAACCAGGGAACTTTTGCCATTTTTGAAGAAATTGCTTTAAATattgctatttttgaatttttatcgaATATTATAGTGACTTGATAGGAAGACATTTGTGCCAATTATTGCTGTTATTTTGTGAAGAATATAAGCAGCTAAAATCCTAGTTCCTAGTGCCATTATATCAGGTTTTAAGATCCATGGAAAACTAAAGTTCCTCTTGAACTATAATGTGCAGCAACTGGTGATGGCTTAATTCCAAAAAATGTTTGTTGAAAATTGATGGTGGCTTTTGGATTTTTGTTGCTTTGTGCATAATTGATCACAGATTTTGCATCTTTGGAAGTAATTACAATGTTAAGAGAATAGAGATGCCCCTATTCAATTAGTTGAGGATCATCTGAGATGAACACTGCTCCCTTTACATTGTCATAGtcactaatttaattatgataaaattgattttaattaaacATTTGTTATTAGGGATATTATAGTAAATTTATTAGTAGAGATAAAATttagagtcaataataatttaactaaagatatttgttattaaggatattttaataaatttaaaaaatttagaatcaataataatttaactaaagatatttgatattagggatattttagtacatttaaaaaaatttagagtcaataataattttaactaaagatatttgttattaggggtattttagtaaatttaaaaaatgttagagtcaataataatttaactaacatatttgttattaggggtattttagtaaaacatatagagtcaataataatttaactaaacaTGTTTGTTATTagaggtattttagtaaatttaaaaaaatttagaatcaataataattttaactaaaaatatttgttattagggatattttagtaaatttaaaaaaattaaaatcaataataattttaactaaagatatttgttattaggggtattttagtaaatttaaaaaaatttagaatcaataataattttaactaaaaatatttattattagaggtatttagtaaatttaaaaaatatttaacttttactcattaatattttaatttgaatgattaagGATAATTTTGACATATTACATAATATGACCAAGATATCTAAActcaaccaaacaaaaatttagtCATTCCTAAGATTATTACATAATATtccaatatattaaattttacaaCCAAATATGAGAATCATATATTTCAAGTAATCTCATTTCTAGGAATATAATGTCTAAGAATGAGATTACTtagtaataaaatttaatctttgaaCCACACACTCTTACTTACATCTTGTATTGTCGGTAGAATTTCAATAGGATGAGACTAGTTTTTAGTGATGGCTTTAGAGAAGAAGGTTGTGATGGAAGTGGCCTAAATGAAAAAGGTTATGAATGAGGAAACTTCTTAAGGTTTCTTTTGGGATATTTCATTTTAGAGGTGGGAGGCTTAACAATAGATGCAGTTGAAAGAGGTCTAATTGAAGATGGCATAGGAGTTGGGTGGTAGGGGTGTATATGGGTCGGGTCACACCGGGTTTGGCTTAATTTAGATCCGGTTCGAAATATAGACCGGGCCTAATATTTGGATCCTAACTCAAtcttagacccgatgaaacctacgcACATTCGGGTGGGTGAAAACCGAGTAAAAACCAGGTGAAAGCTGGGTCTGTAGCAtgtaaaaatcacctaatctccaacctttatttcacaattcacatagtaaaattcacttaaaaatataacaagaaccaactcttttctaaaattaaagcataaccataatcaatactaatattatctaacaccaaatatttaaataaatacaaataatacaatattatgcattagtgtagagtcttatgcattttaaacataaaacattaacttataatcttataaatgactaataacacaaaatattaaggtttacaatttttaaattccacataaaaaTAGTCATCATccaacataaaatattaattgtgtatgatgactggGCCATCAGgccgagttcgggtgacccgagttatggcccggacccgactcgaaataatgaccgagtctatctttgagacccttacccgactctaaacccgatgaaatcatactaaattagtccctaaagCATTCGGAGCCGGACCGAATCTTCAGGCCGGACCGGCTATGTAGACCCCTATTGGGTGGAATATGAATTGGGGTTGGAATAGCTGCAGTTGTAGGCATAGCTAGGAGAATTTAATTGGAGATGGTATAGGTGCAAAGTTATCCACATTGACCTgtaaaattgtaaaaatttaattgCTATATTTATGATAACTGTTATGAAACAACTTAATGATTTTTCAATTACTGAATTATCAAAATATTTATCTCATTTGTTGTTGCTTGACTCTGTTTAATGTCTCCTCTCACTACATCTTCTGCTTCTTGGCTAGTAGAGGAAAGtgcttttgttgattttttttctaGTCTTTTTACTGTTTTACACATTTTTTTCagtgttaatatttttattgttcagAAGTATTAATGGTCACTCttctattataaatttataagtatagaatattttttatttctgctAAAAATATTataccaaacaaaaaaaattgtatacttcttacatattaaaaaatcaaacacataaacacacacaaaaaaaaagaatcaagcacataataaaaaaaataattttcaataatgTCATTATTGTTCCTCTCACTGCTTATACAAATCAAGGAAAATAATGTTTTTTCTTACCATACAAATCACTAGCTTAAACTTTATATGCAAATTTATCTCAACTTCTttgaaaacaaattataattgATAAGATAGACATGTAATTCCCAGCTGTTTTTTGTTCTGTATATTTATGACTCTTTTAGatattcaattaataattttattaaaacgaAATCCATTTATGAAAGAAGTGAATAAGAATGACAAGAAAGTGAGGAGAATTGGAATATAAATTAAGAATATTtaatacatatatttttataGATTGTGCGGGTTCCCATTAAGAATTGTCTAAGGgaaacaataaaagaaatataaaagttATAAAGACAATAATTGCATAATGTATTTCACGATCAAGATTGCCAGAGATGTATATAAGGTACCCTGAATTATAAAGTATGATTGAGAAGGTTCATGTATTTGCCCATAGATTTGTCGCACAAGATTTAAATTAGAAACAGAAAAGCTATTATCATATTCTATATATCAAGATAGAAAGTGTTCACGTTGACGTAGTTCTTTTATTTATTCGAAGAagaattcttttattcttttattatgtattgtttgttatcttctttttcttttctttttcagtttttggAAGACAATCTAACTCTTTAAATCGTTATTAAAGTAATAATAAATAGATTATAAGTATAACTGCCCATTGATTCTAGAATATCCATCTTGGAGTAGTTCATGAATCCTACAAACAAAACGTAAGCggatattaaattatcaaaatgttaaaattaaagtgACGTGGTTTAATTAATTGGTAAAATTAAAGGAGTAGTTAGTAGTTACCCGTTTGTTTGGTATAATACTAGCACGTTATAAGGCTGGTGTGTGTGTCTGTTTTGACAGAGAGAGGTTCAAACTCTAGTCATTTTTTTCCTACAAATTTTGGATCATTAAAttaagtatatatattattaaatatacaaaaaaaattattattattattatatttgagaAATGTTGAAGGATTTGATATATTATTGTTTCACTTTATTCTTGATAACTTCGACAGAGTGTCATATTAAATTTGTATCAAGATTTTCGTTTGGGGGACAGATAcaacttttttgaaaaagagtgaaTTCGACTCAGAAATTACTTAGTATTAATGTTGAAGCAAATTGCATCGAACTGTTAATGGCAAATTGTAATAAAtacaatgaaaataaataaaaactttaaATAAATGAAGGCgtaaaattaaaatggaaattgaaataaagcaaaataacaatgaaatatttaacaaagcaatgaacaaaaagaaaacaaaagacaataaaataaattgggcACCTAACACTCAGTGCACTCGCATTCCATGATCTTTCATTGCGTCGTTGAGACTGAAAACTTTTGTGAAAATTGCGTGATAATCTAGTGTTTTTTATTGAAGTCCTTCTTCTCTTCTAAACTTCTATTTATAGGTCCTAAGATTAGACTTGTTTCTGAAGAATCTTGATCACGACgtaattcctttttttttgtcaGGTCATGACTTTGCATTGACCCTGAAGTTTCGTAATGGCTTCTCCACGTTCTATCTTGTCTTGGTTTTCAAACTCCACGTTCTATCTTGTCTTGGTTTTCAAACTCCACGTTTTTGCATATGTGTTCACATTTAACTACGCAATATATTTAGTTTCGATTCTGTTTCTCGACTCATCTTAAATCACCAAACCATCGACTTCGACCATCATTCCTATCATAGTTAAAGATGGATTTTTTCACAGCTGTATCTGAGCCGTTGATCTCATTCTAAATTTGTGAATCGTAGTTGAACTTTTTCATAAGCCGAATTTCATACAAACAATTATATtgtatttgttatattttttatgtgttaGACTAGTTGAGTCGGGCGAAAAGTTATTTCATTTAGTAGGATTGGGATATATAGAGAACCATTATGCATTATAGTAactgaaataactaatttttgtgATGGTTCTTGATGTACTTTTAGAATGTAAGTTGactatttttatcttttgaaaatttGTTATAGCTAGTCTACACACACACGCTAGTCTACACACATATATAGTAAAAGAAGAGTAGAGAAATACTTGAAAGGAATATTATTAGTATACTAAGAATTGAAAGCATTGTTCTAAAAATCGaatcggaccggccggttcgaacgGATTAACCAGAAACCGGTCAATTGTTCGGTTCGGTTGCTGTGAAAAACCGTCCTGCAAAAAACTGACTTAAAAACCGATCAAATCGGAGGTTAACCGGTAAACCTCCAAAACTGCTCGGTTTTTTTCTGGTTCAgtgatatatatgtatattgttaaaaaaaacgTTCAGAACCCCTCAGGCCCTCACCCACCCCTGcccctttcactctctctctctcacactgGGCAAACTCAAACCCTAACGGCGGTAGGAACCCAACCCCATCCCATCGCCGAGCTCTTCTCTTCCGATAGACGGTGTTATCGCCGCCGGCAGAGACAGACTTGGGTGTCGTCTTCGCTCATGGAAGGTCTGCTCGCTTCTCGATCCTCTTCTCCTCAACGTCGAGTGCTTGTTCGGAACTGTTGGTGACGCTGCCGCGAAGGGCTTCTCCATTGTCGTCTGTGCTCGATTTGTTGGTGCACATCTCTCTCTTCGAGTTCTCTCTCTATTCGAGGCTTCaagctctctctgtctctctctttcTCACTACAACGTGTCTCTCTGCTCGGCTGTGGAGTATTCACCGCGCTGTCACCTTCTTTCCTCCCTCGCCGTCGGTAAGCACTACTGCCTCAATttatttttgattattttgttaattttatttattctgattTTTTAGTTGTTGGTTGTTGATATTTACGATTCTgcgttgttgatgaacattgTTAATGCTAGAATTTTTTCTGATTCTGAGTTGTTTATGTTAATTTTGAGTTGTTTATGGCTTTATGCTGGTTTTTCTGATTGAGTTGTTAATTTTGGTTGCTGATTTTCATTGAATCTGAATTGTTGATGGTGGTAtggtaaaattgattttgttgctgccttctgattttgattttctgtGCTTGATTTATTTGTTTTCTGTTCATGATTTTGTTTACTAGCTTcattatttgtttgtttgctggCTTCATGATTCTGGGGTTATTTTTTCATGAATTTGTTTGCTGGCTTCATGAATTTGTTTGCTGCTTTATGAAAGCCTCTGAGACTGCTAATTACAAGGTGATAATACTCATTCACATTGCATTCGAATTCTCCTTTTGTCTGGTTTACTAATCACTTATGATACTGTTTAAAACAGAGGGCTACTGAACTAGAAGACATCATACGTAGGAAGAATTCGACGATCTCAAAATTAAAGAAGGATTTGGTGGTTCTAGAACAAAAGGTAAGAAGCTGATACAAGATATTGTCATTTTGAGATGATAATGAATAAGGACACACATAATTTTTCTAAGAAGTGGCCACATAACTGGTTTTTTTCACTATTGAGTGTAGGTTATGCAGCTTACTAGAGAACGCCGAGCCTCCTTCACTgccttttatttaatatttaattaaaccggttgaattcCGATTGAATTCCAGTCGAACcagtgaaccattgaaccagtgacctcaccggtttattgaccggtccggttctcgcaaccttgattgAAAGTCTTTTTCTTGCTGCATAAAATCATAATCCTCTGCTTTCTCTGCATAATTCATTTTATTGAAGAACCAACTTTCCACTGGTAACAAGAGCTTGAATCTTGGATCTGTGGCGCTCATTGTTCTTGCTTCTGCAACCAACAACAGTAAATATATACTCAATCCCATTATAGAAAAATTGGATGACACCAGTTTTGTGACATGGAAACAATAAGCTCTCTTCACACTTAAGAGCCAGAATTTGGAAGTTCACATTATTGAAGGGAAAGAACCTCCAAAGCATGCCTCTGATACTGAAAAGGCTACCGTTACCATCTCAAGTACGTACAATGAATGGATGCAACATGATTCTAATCTTTGTTCTTGAATTTTTGTATCTGTTGATGGTTCGTTCAAGAACCAAATTGTATATTACAAATCTGCTATTCAAATTTGGGACAAACTTCATCAAATATTTGCTGAATCCACCAAAtcaaaaatcaagcaattaagaACTCAGCTCAAAAATGTCAAGAAGAACTCTCTCACCATCAACCAGTATCTTGCTACTATCAAAAAATTTGTTGATTCTCTCACTACTCTTGGGTATGATATCATGAATGAAACACATATAGAAGCCATATGTGATGGTCTTCCTGAAGATTATTCACAC includes:
- the LOC112709404 gene encoding uncharacterized protein, yielding MDTVGSGFDWNDKDKMISHPNANGLYNKPFPHFEELGITFGRDRAQGGNAKNITQAVATMEAEREATLSDRQVNENTQVNLEETEIEYETDSQEPQTPGVPAAPGVSAAPNSSAAPSASYIERNKRKRGSKSEEVIDIVVESMRNMKGAYQEHTAVLVDMVSCFKHEKEGVKHRMKLMALLIDVPGLSGDDRMKASLSILMDNNVIDMEPNPIPSPSSSLPIDGVIAAGRDRLGCRLRSWKVCSLLDPLLLNVECLFGTVGDAAAKGFSIVVCARFVGAHLSLRVLSLFEASSSLCLSLSHYNVSLCSAVEYSPRCHLLSSLAVASETANYKRATELEDIIRRKNSTISKLKKDLVVLEQKVNKQILLQGILRHGLYSFDTLCVPTPFYDHNSVYAFLASCNFNLALWHRRLRHLSNSIVKSVLQQYNVPINQNSATDSFVCDHFCMTKMHALPFSLSQTEYIYPLQLVFIDILRSCSINF